The Pecten maximus chromosome 6, xPecMax1.1, whole genome shotgun sequence DNA window TATACATAAGTATAACAAGCATACGTCACAAAGGTCACTATACCTACATTGGGTTTATATAGTATGGCAAACATAATTATGTAACAAACATCAccatatttacattataaattgTAATAAGTTCTACAAAAGTAGGCAACACTTTCCACACAGATCGTGGCTGGGGAGGTCCCTAAAGAGTCTGATTAAAGGCTTGGTACATTTACACctgttattgtatacatacagattttacaaattttatctCAATAAGGAAAGAAGCAGAAGCTGCTGAAGGAAACAAAGAAGGtgaaaaggaaaaagaaaaagaggaAAAGGAGAAAAATAACAGTGATGACAGTGACGAGGAGAAAGGCCCAGAGGCACCTGGAGGAAAGAAAAGAGTGAATGGGCCACGGAAAAAGTTTGAGTGGACACAGAACTTACGGTAGGTGgtgttttatgttatataaaactTGGTTATACCATGAACTAAtgtctatatattatatgatttatataaatcttGGTTATACCATGAACTAAtgtctatatattatatgatttatataaaacttGGCTATACCATGAACTAATATCTATATAcgtataatttatataacacttGGCTATACCATGAactaatatctatatacataaaatttatataaaatttggcTATACCATGAACTAATatctatttacataaaatttatataaaatttggcTATACCATGAACTAATatctatttacataaaatttatataaaatttggcTATACCATGAactaatatctatatatgataatttatataaaacttGGCTATACCATGAactaatatctatatacataaaatttatataaaatttggcTATACCATGAACTAATatctatttacataaaatttatataaaatttggcTATACCATGAACTAATatctatttacataaaatttatataaaatttggcTATACCATGAactaatatctatatatgataatttatataaaacttGGCTATACCATGAACTAATatctatttacataaaatttatataaaatttggcTATACCATGAACTAATatctatttacataaaatttatataaaatttggcTATACCATGAactaatatctatatatgataatttatataaaacttGGCTATACCATGAactaatatctatatacataaaatttatataaaatttggcTATACCATGAACTAATatctatttacataaaatttatataaaatttggcTATACCATGAactaatatctatatatgataatttatataaaacttGGCTATACCATGAACTAATatctatttacataaaatttatataaaacttGGCTATACCATGAactaatatctatatatgataatttatataaaacttGGCTATACCATGAACTAATatctatttacataaaatttatataaaacttGGCTATACCATGAACTAATatctatttacataaaatttatatcaaacttcGCTATACCATGAACTAATatctatttacataaaatttatataaaacttGGCTATACCATGAACTAATatctatttacataaaatttatatcaaacttcGCTATACCATGAACTAATatctatttacataaaatttatatcaaacttcGCTATACCATGAACTAATatctatttacataaaatttatatcaaacttgGCTATACCATGAactaatatctatatacataagATTTATATAAAACTTCGCTATACCATGAactaatatctatatacatataatttatatcaaaaacTTGGCTATACCATGAactaatatctatatacatataattcatataaaacTTGGCTATACAATGAactaatatctatatacataagATTTATATAAAACTTGGCTATACAATGAactaatatctatatacataaaatTTATAGAAAACTTGGCTATACCATGAactaatatctatatacatataatttataataaagataaataatacCCTGTGTATCAGAGGATATTGGTTCTGCCACATGTGGCAGTAACCCATCAGGCTGTTGATGGCAATACGCAAAGCtacaaactaaacaaaattTTCAAGTGAAAGAAGAATCAACATTAATATTTATACTGGTTCTTCTACTATCAATGACGATTTGATCTTTTTAAATagaaaattctcaaaattaaTTTGGTATATCATCAGAGTGATATTTtcctgaatatatatatagtatatgcaTGGTACCCGGTAAAGAAAAATAGTAGGTACGGTTTGATTCGCCCTTACAATAAATTGTTTTCTTCAACTCAGAGATGCATGCcctgtgttgtttgttttcttcTAACATTAAGATTTAAATGTGTATAAATAATTGTATCAAGTATCAGGTATTAAAGTCATTATTGAGTTCATTGTTCTTCATCATATCAGTTGTAACGAGAATGAATACTTACACAAGACAATGGACACCATAATAAGAATACCTATACCAGGTACTCAACAGCTATTGTGTCACTACCATTAAACATTATTGTTTGTaagtagttatctcccctagtttgaGCACCTGTTATTGtcagtagttatctcccctagtttgaTCACCTGTTATTTtcagtagttatctcccctaattgtttgtcagtagttatctcccctagtttgaGTACCTGTTATTGtcagtagttatctcccctagtttgaGCACCCGTTATTGtcagtagttatctcccctaattgtttgtcagtagttatctcccctagtttgaGCACCTGTTATTGTCAGTAGATGTCTCCCCTAGTTTGAGCACCTGTTATTGtcagtagttatctcccctagtttgaGCACCTGTTATTGtcagtagttatctcccctagtttgaGCACCTGTTATTTtcaggagttatctcccctaattgtttgtcagtagttatctcccctagtttgaGTACCTCTTATTGTCAGTAGTTATCTACCCTAGTTTGAGCACCTGTTATTGCCTCAATAGTTTAATACCAGTATTGTGGTTGTTTGTCAGAGTCCTGCTCTGTGAGGTAGTGAGGTGTAAGATGAAGCTTTGTGAGCTAGCcaagaacaagacagaaaccAACGAGGAATACCTCAAGTCGTTCTTGGAGAGTGAAGTCAAACCTCTCTGGCCTAAAGGCTGGATGCAGACCAGGCAAGTAGTGGGACCAAACATGATGTTGATATCTTATCGAGTGTTAAGTGTTTTACACATACTTCAAGGATAAGGAAAATAACTATAACAGCGGAATTTTTCTTTCAATATTCTATGACAAAATAATATTCAATGCCTGAAGAGTTATAAGGTAACAAATAATTAGAAGAGTCTATTTAATGAAAGAAGATAATTAAATTGaaacaggaaaaaaatcattGGTATTGCAGTGAAATTAGCATAGTTGTAATCTGTGTCATGTACTATTCTCCAGGATGTTGTTTAAGGAGAGCAGATCCGTACATTCGAGTTGGACTAATCCGTAAGTATTCTCCAGAATACAATGGAATCAAATTGCGATTGGTTACCTTGACTTTAATAGAAATCTATAGTTATAGTAGTGATGTTGTGGATGTATATTCAGTGTAATGCACTAATAGGTAATTAAATTATACTGTTTCTCCTCAGTATAATATTGATGAGCAGTAATTAGGCCCAATTAACATTTTAATCTGTGCATCTGTTCAGTTACATATTAAGTATGTCAAATAACATTACATCTTTCTTAATGTTGAATAAAAATTGAGTTAGAATATTGAAGGTAAAGTATCAAATTGAAATGAAGAAACACACATGAAAGAATTTCAGTAATTAACAGTTAACATTAATGTCTTTCTACTCACCAGACAAAAACCAAAAAAGACTGTGATAATTACTAAATCCTTGCCTGGTTCAGCATCCAACACTCCTACGAACTCTCAGGCCCCACCTAAATTGGGGACGGCAACCGATGCCACACCTACCCGCCCCAGGGACAGTAACTCAGTGTTGTTACCTAATACCTCATCTTCTAGCGTGCTGGACTTCAATAGTGGAAGGACACTGAGTAATAACACAACCCCGTCATTAGTACCGCCTGTAAGTAAGAAATCAGGAAGTAACACCTCAGGAACTCCAAATTCCAGCTCTTTTTCCACTAGTCCAGGTCTCTCCTTGTTGGCCGATTCTGCCGCTAGTGCTCGATCTATAGACATGCCTCAGGAACGATCTTGGGATCATGTTGTGTCGGATATTTTGAAGTCTTCGTTCATTCCTTCACCATCCTCAAGGGACACTGACAAATCAGGTTTATCTCTTGAttccaaggtcaaggccacCGGTGTAGGTCAAGGCCAGGATCAAGGTGGAGCAGGGTTTCTTGCTCAAGTTAAAAAATATGCCAGTGAAACTTCGAAACTCAAGGAATCTGATTCAGGCAGTACAAGTAACGCTACTTCACCACAGAAACAACACCAAGTGCAGCAGCAGCAACGGTCAAATttaacacaacaacaaaaacagctTGTTCAGAAGATACAGATCGCTGCCTCTCAAAGACAAGACAAATCATCCCCTTCACCAGCTCACCAGTCGTCTACTACAGCCAAATCTGTTCTCAATCAATACTCCATAACTCCCCAACAAAAAGCAACCATGTCTGCTCGACCTTCTCTCACCCCGCAACAGAAAGCTGCCATTTCTGTTGGATCATCTCTCTCCCCCCAACAGAAAGCTGCCATTTCTGTTTGCTCATCTCTCACCCCACAACAGAAAGCTGCCATTTCTGTTGGCTCATCTCTCACCCCACAACAGAAAGCTGCCATTTCTGTTTGCTCATCTCTCACCCCACAACAGAAAGCTGCCATTTCTGTTGGCTCATCTCTCACCCCACAACAGAAAGCTGCCATTTCTGTTGGATCATCTCTCACCCCCCAACAGAAGGCAGCTTTCCAGTCTACTGTGGCCTCCCACAGCCCCCAGTCAAAGCCCCACGGTTTGAACTTGGGACAGCAAACATCAGCCACATTAGCTCTTCAGCGGTCCCTCCTCAATGAAGAAGTGTATAGACAGTTACTGGAAGCTGACAAATCCTTATCTCCGGCCACTAACACAATGCCTGTCAGTAGTAAAGCATCACCAACTTCCAGTATGGCAGGTCAGAAACACACCAGTGCTAAGGTCATACCTGTGACTGTATCAACCACAAAAAATACACAGTCCAAGACTTTAACTAAAGTAATTAAGGTTGGGGCGTCCAATGGTGCTTCACCCAAAATTATTACAGTGCATTCAAAATCGCCAGCTTCTCAAGAAACTACGAAATCTGTATCGACTAGGCGTGTATCTCCGACCTCCTTATCCTCATCACAGAGGTCACAGGCCAGAGGTCAAGGATCAATAACTACAGGGCAAGTTAGTGCACAGCAAAATTACAATTATAATTCTAATTCTGGACAGAGTAGCAACATTCAGTCATCAAGTGAATTCCTTCAGTCCTTATTTGGTCAAGCCAGGGAGCAGAATACTAAACACAGTCCTACTGGCCAGGTGTCGCGTACATCTCCGCAGCAACAGGTATCCATAGCAACTGGATCTCAAAAAAATAAACAGCAACCACAACAGACTAAATCCCCCCAGTCACCAAAGATCTGGAGTATGGGATCCATGGTTTCAAATGTTGGTGGCCCACACAGCTCAATATCCAACATTCCTGCCTACAGTCCAATAACCACCTTACCTAAACCCGTGCCAGGTTACCAGAGTGTAGCACTGTCCAGTCTGAGTAAGGACATGGGCGTCCAGCAGTCGCCATACTTGGGTAGGTACAATTACAGATCGATATAAAATGTCACCATATATATCTGGGAGATATCAATGCCAAGAAATATAATTAATCAGTTATTCGAATTTAATTGAAGACAATTATTGAAAGAGACCTCAAATATATTAATACGTGcaatcaagatttttttttttttttttacaagtaAGTAATACATACTTAAATTGAGGTCCCATTTCACCCCCAGTCTGTTGGGGATGGAACAGGACCTCGATCCCTGGGGTGAGATTAGTATGCTGCCAAACATGAGGCTAGTTGAGATCGCCCCTCTCACTCCCAGTTTATCCTCCTATCTATGGAATATGGATGTTACATAAATGAGAATGTCAATATGATGTCATtttctctcatccctaccggtatcatactggtctgtccaggtaaatacacccatgcttgctgtgtgtgtattacctcgcttccggtgtaggatagccacgcgcacgcaatgatacaaaagtaggtcgccgaaccgaaagtagatctatctataaacatttcaacaatacattgaattaagatatgtaatcagataataattttttttatttatgatataaattatgtaaaaaaaacacgttcttttattgttttttattaataaaacatggaactatattttcacgcgaaagaacacactagcttggccgacatcaagtgatttggcttcgcttgcaatgacagggctgctgaaacaacgttagactgtggaaatgaatggtttccttcgtttttagaacagcaaacaccgtttgcatatatggggtatggtaaatcgattggcgctgttctttttttattatatgcagtagaaaaaaaggtttggattgagaaaaaatggcgtctatctgagaaagctatcgacagatagtgcctatttttgcatattttaggttggggaatgagagaaaaatactcaatcatatgtggttcatgtaggatagggacatttcaccctctgggtcacaaaatgtggtaaaacccgaggctccaggttttaccacattttgtgacccagagggtgaaatatccctatcctacatgaaccacatatgattgagtatttttctctcattctcCAACAAATGTCAAATTTCGGTTCCTcaggtggaatatccctatcctacatgaccacatatgatagagtcttatagtattgttgctgtgatgtcatacaat harbors:
- the LOC117329511 gene encoding ubinuclein-2-like isoform X2, whose product is MAEPRRLQFTTLDNNKETTNSETPVCTARFVLSLKESTDETCSEFSYTELLKKHSSSKNGVRKEKSSEDGTDKARNDLSGPFGDEDDPDEVASIARQFEEKYGPKPGTKKKRPVIEMVDLGEGYDENDPFIDNSEAYDELMPSTWTTRLGGFYINSGKLEFRELSDDSMEAFQKSAPLQKKRKKQVIASDSDSEKEEKTKENKKVVVKVKKRKLKDGMEGEEKKRRKKKLMNGEGIEKSFKKPKKPEEKEKLKKKKLSPTVGELLKQQTQSTATPTSISNDLNSDSQESNDSSQDGKSDKVSMDNMGGNNKDDSNSREAGETKTVDPSQIPKLPQGIPQQLADTIEKLKEAAKHSQDGKCKFFSNDVNSMLLKVELHCRQLPCGHRTTIYAHLASFLPCGKETLQKRAKKLRINQQDDVVREPLQKLRDAVNAMMPSMQEKHEAEYQKWSQQKKEAEAAEGNKEGEKEKEKEEKEKNNSDDSDEEKGPEAPGGKKRVNGPRKKFEWTQNLRVLLCEVVRCKMKLCELAKNKTETNEEYLKSFLESEVKPLWPKGWMQTRMLFKESRSVHSSWTNPQKPKKTVIITKSLPGSASNTPTNSQAPPKLGTATDATPTRPRDSNSVLLPNTSSSSVLDFNSGRTLSNNTTPSLVPPVSKKSGSNTSGTPNSSSFSTSPGLSLLADSAASARSIDMPQERSWDHVVSDILKSSFIPSPSSRDTDKSGLSLDSKVKATGVGQGQDQGGAGFLAQVKKYASETSKLKESDSGSTSNATSPQKQHQVQQQQRSNLTQQQKQLVQKIQIAASQRQDKSSPSPAHQSSTTAKSVLNQYSITPQQKATMSARPSLTPQQKAAISVGSSLSPQQKAAISVCSSLTPQQKAAISVGSSLTPQQKAAISVCSSLTPQQKAAISVGSSLTPQQKAAISVGSSLTPQQKAAFQSTVASHSPQSKPHGLNLGQQTSATLALQRSLLNEEVYRQLLEADKSLSPATNTMPVSSKASPTSSMAGQKHTSAKVIPVTVSTTKNTQSKTLTKVIKVGASNGASPKIITVHSKSPASQETTKSVSTRRVSPTSLSSSQRSQARGQGSITTGQVSAQQNYNYNSNSGQSSNIQSSSEFLQSLFGQAREQNTKHSPTGQVSRTSPQQQVSIATGSQKNKQQPQQTKSPQSPKIWSMGSMVSNVGGPHSSISNIPAYSPITTLPKPVPGYQSVALSSLSKDMGVQQSPYLAGIHKNYSNVPTSPLTGQQQNPLANQTSAHQSSDKSRTPHGY
- the LOC117329511 gene encoding ubinuclein-2-like isoform X1, giving the protein MAEPRRLQFTTLDNNKETTNSETPVCTARFVLSLKESTDETCSEFSYTELLKKHSSSKNGVRKEKSSEDGTDKARNDLSGPFGDEDDPDEVASIARQFEEKYGPKPGTKKKRPVIEMVDLGEGYDENDPFIDNSEAYDELMPSTWTTRLGGFYINSGKLEFRELSDDSMEAFQKSAPLQKKRKKQVIASDSDSEKEEKTKENKKVVVKVKKRKLKDGMEGEEKKRRKKKLMNGEGIEKSFKKPKKPEEKEKLKKKKLSPTVGELLKQQTQSTATPTSISNDLNSDSQESNDSSQDGKSDKVSMDNMGGNNKDDSNSREAGETKTVDPSQIPKLPQGIPQQLADTIEKLKEAAKHSQDGKCKFFSNDVNSMLLKVELHCRQLPCGHRTTIYAHLASFLPCGKETLQKRAKKLRINQQDDVVREPLQKLRDAVNAMMPSMQEKHEAEYQKWSQQKKEAEAAEGNKEGEKEKEKEEKEKNNSDDSDEEKGPEAPGGKKRVNGPRKKFEWTQNLRVLLCEVVRCKMKLCELAKNKTETNEEYLKSFLESEVKPLWPKGWMQTRMLFKESRSVHSSWTNPQKPKKTVIITKSLPGSASNTPTNSQAPPKLGTATDATPTRPRDSNSVLLPNTSSSSVLDFNSGRTLSNNTTPSLVPPVSKKSGSNTSGTPNSSSFSTSPGLSLLADSAASARSIDMPQERSWDHVVSDILKSSFIPSPSSRDTDKSGLSLDSKVKATGVGQGQDQGGAGFLAQVKKYASETSKLKESDSGSTSNATSPQKQHQVQQQQRSNLTQQQKQLVQKIQIAASQRQDKSSPSPAHQSSTTAKSVLNQYSITPQQKATMSARPSLTPQQKAAISVGSSLSPQQKAAISVCSSLTPQQKAAISVGSSLTPQQKAAISVCSSLTPQQKAAISVGSSLTPQQKAAISVGSSLTPQQKAAFQSTVASHSPQSKPHGLNLGQQTSATLALQRSLLNEEVYRQLLEADKSLSPATNTMPVSSKASPTSSMAGQKHTSAKVIPVTVSTTKNTQSKTLTKVIKVGASNGASPKIITVHSKSPASQETTKSVSTRRVSPTSLSSSQRSQARGQGSITTGQVSAQQNYNYNSNSGQSSNIQSSSEFLQSLFGQAREQNTKHSPTGQVSRTSPQQQVSIATGSQKNKQQPQQTKSPQSPKIWSMGSMVSNVGGPHSSISNIPAYSPITTLPKPVPGYQSVALSSLSKDMGVQQSPYLAGIHKNYSNVPTSPLTGQQQNPLANQTSAHQSSGMLHTVPPYSPASQHLSSLPYGQYTDKSRTPHGY